TGGCAGGAGCCCATGGCAAAACCACCACCACATCCATGACAGCCCTGGTATTAGAAGATAACGGGCTGGATCCCACCATATTGATCGGAGGTGACTTGAGCAAAATCGGTGGCAATGCCAAACTGGGGCGGGGCGAGCTGCTGTTGGCTGAGGCAGATGAAAGCGACGGGTCCTTTTTATTGTTGGAACCTCAGGTGGCTGTGGTAACCAATATCGAGGATGACCACTTGGATTATTACGGCAGTCAAGAAAAGTTAACAGAGGCCTTTCGGGCTTTCCTTAATAAGGTGCCGCAGCATGGCGTGGCGGTAATTTGCCTGGATGATCCTGTTCTTAAACAAATGCGAGGCAGTCTGACCTGCCCGCTGATTACCTACGGTTCGCAGGATGCCGGTGCTGACTATGTTTTACACTCTCTGAAAGGTAAAGACGGCTTTAACTGCGGTGAAGTGTATTATCGGGGAGAAAAACTTGGCACTCTGGCCCTGCAGGTGCCGGGTTACCACAACCTTCTTAATGCCCTGGCGGCCGTAGCGGTGGGGAGGTATCTGGGGCTTACTTTTGCTCAGATAACCAATGCGCTGAGAACATTTCAAGGAGCCAAAAGACGTTTTCAGCTAATTGGCGAAGCGGGCGGGGTACAGGTTGTGGACGACTATGCTCACCACCCCACAGAAGTAAAGGCGACCCTGCAGGCAGCAAGATCTGTTCACCCGGGAAGAATTATTGCCGTTTTTCAACCCCACAGATATTCCCGAACCAGACAGCTTTACCGAGAATTTGGGCAGTCTTTCGGTCAAGCGGACCTGGTTGTTTTCACTGATATTTATGCTGCCAGTGAACAGCCCATTGAAGGTGTGCATACAAAGCTGATTATTGATGCCATGCCCAAACAGGCAGGACAACAGGTTGTCTACCTGCCAGGCCTGGCAGAAGCGGCAGATTTCCTGGCCGGCGAAGTCAGACAGGGGGATTTGGTATTGACCATGGGGGCCGGTGATATTTACACCTTGGGCGGGGCACTGCTTAAAAGACTGGAGGAAAAGTAAGCATGGTTTATACTGCACTGGCGGGCGAGCTTCGGTCACTGGTTAAGGGTACTGTCAAAACCGATGAGCCAATGAGTAAACATACCACCTGGCGCATTGGCGGCAAGGCGGACCTTTTTGTTGATCCCGGTGACAAAGAAGATATTCGTCGGGTAGTGGAGTTTGTCAGAACCAGAGATATCCCCCTGACGGTAATCGGCAACGGGTCAAATCTGCTGGTTAAAGACGGCGGCATCCGGGGGGTAGTCCTTAAAGTGGGCCGGGGCTTGGCGGAGATTTCTGTGCAAGGGACTACCATTAAGGCCGGCGCCGGTGCCATGCTGCCGGAACTGGCGGCAGCGGCCCGCCGGGCCGGCCTGGGCGGTTTTGAGTTTGCCGCCGGTATTCCCGGTTCACTGGGAGGGGGCATTGTAATGAACGCCGGGGCAGTCAACGGTTGTGTGGCAAATGTTTTACATTCAGTTGAAGTGATAAACGAACACAACCGGTTTGTTACACTGCACAATAAAGAGCTGGGTTTTCAATACCGTACCAGCAACCTGCAAGGCAAACAGGTTATTTGTGTTTCTGCCCTATGGCAGGGTTATGCTAAAAGCAAAGCATTAATCGAACAGGAAACCCGGGACTATTTGTTAAAAAGAAAAGCTGCCCAGCCCCAGGGTTATCCTAATGCAGGCAGTGTTTTCAAAAATCCCGCCGGTGATTACGCCGGCAGATTAATAGAAGCCTGTGGCGGCAAGGGTCTCCGGGTGGGAGATGCGCAAGTTTCCACCAAACATGCCAACTGGATATTAAACCTTGGCCGTGCTACGGCACGAGACGTTTTAACCCTCATTGAAAAAATAAAAAAAATGGTGCAGGAAGCTTTTGGCATTGAACTGCACCTGGAAGTGAGAGTGTTGGGAGAAGATTAGGCGGAGGTGGCAAGATGGAAAAGTTCGTGATTGTAGGAGGTAACCGCCTAAAGGGAACTATCAAAGCAAACGGTTCAAAAAATGCTTCCTTACCGATCCTGGCAGCAACATTACTAAGCGGCGGCATTTGCACAATTCAGCAAGTTCCCAGGTTAAGAGATGTTTTTGTTATGCAGGAACTTCTTAATTACCTGGGCGCAAAGACAGTTTTCGAAGGCAATACTATGACGGTGGACTGTACCTACGTCCAGTCGCAGGAAATTTCTGAAGATCTGATGCGCAAAATGCGGGCCTCTAACCTGGTATTGGGTCCTTTGCTGGGTCGATTTGGCAATGTTAAAATTTCTTATCCCGGTGGCTGCAACATCGGGTCTCGCCCCATGAACCTTCACTTTAAAGGTTTAGCTGCCCTGGGAGCCAAAATATCTGAAAGATTTGGTTATATTACGGCGTCAGCCAATCAATTAGCAGGCACAGTAATTCATTTTGATGTTCCCAGTGTGGGGGCCACTGAAAACTTAATGATGGCCGGCGTTCTGGCGCAGGGTACCACGGTTATTAGAAATGCAGCCAAAGAGCCTGAGATTGTTGATTTGCAGAACTTTCTTAACGCTATGGGGGCTAAAATTGTGGGTGCCGGTACAGATGTTATACGAATTGAAGGGGTGAAAGAATTAGGGTCGGTTACCCACACGGTAATCCCGGACCGCATTGAAGCCGGAACCCATATGATTGCCGGGGCTATTACCCAGGGTGATGTTACGGTGGCCAATGTGATTCCCGAGCACTTAGATCCCGTTATTTACAAATTAAGGGAAGTGGGCGTAACGGTAGAAGTTGGCGAAGACTGGGTGCGGGTACAGGGTAACGGGCAACTGAAAGCGGCTGATATTAAAACCATGCCGTATCCGGGGTTTCCCACAGATATGCAGCCCCAGATGATGGCTTTACTTACCGTTGCCGACGGAACCAGTGTCATTACCGAAACTATTTTTGAAAATCGGTTTAAACATGTTTCAGAATTCCGCCGCATGGGAGCGGATATTTACCTGGAAGGACATACAGCTGTGGTTAAAGGTGTCAAACGACTGACCGGGGCTTGCGTAGAAGCCAGCGATCTGCGGGCGGGAGCTGCCCTTATCCTGGCTGCGCTGGCCGGGGAAGACGGCACCGTTTTAAGCAATATTGAGCATATTGACAGGGGTTACGAGCGGATAGAAAAGAAATATAATGCCCTGGGCGCACGTATTATAAGAGTCAACAGTTAATGACTCTTTTTTTGGTTTTGCCTTGGACAAGAATTATTTATTTCAGTTATAATGTTGTAAAAACATAGCGGGAAAAAACAGGTAAGGAGTGGGACTGTGTACAGGCCTCATACAGGTTCCCCACGCAAGAAGAACCACTTGCTGCAAAGTGTTTTTTTTATTTTACTGGTTTCAGTTTCAATTTATGTTTTATTGCAATCACCTTTTTTTGAGATTAAATATATTACGGTGAACGGCAATCGCCAGTTAACCGAGGAAGAAATTATTAAGCTGTCCGGGCTGCATCTCAATGCCAATATATTTAAAGTGAACCTGGCCGAGGCGGCAAAAAGGTTAAGCCTGGTTCCTATGATTAAAAGCTCGCAGTTAAAGCGATCCTTACCCAACAAGATTACCATAACAGTTGTGGAGAGAACGGCTGTGGCACTGCTGCCGGTACAAAACGGCTTTATTAAAGTGGATGCTGATGGGGTATACTTGCAAAAGGGTCAGATTGCCTCAGCTTTACCCATCATTACCGGCCTGCAGGTTAGAGTGCCACAACCTGGGCAACCGGTGTCGGCAGAGAACCTGCCGGTGGCACTGTCAATCTTATCCCAATTACCACGTTCTTTAGCTGTTAAACTATCAGAAATTAATATCGGCAAAGACGGTCAAATTAATTTATATACCATTGACGGGGTTCAGGGCAAACTGGGATTGCCTAGGGATGTTGCCTACAAAGGCACTGTTTTCCAACAGGTGTTGGACAGCCTGCGGCAAACCGGCAACCGGATTGAATATGTTGATATTTCCAACCCCAGGGTGCCTGTGGTTAAATATTTGAAACAGCAGCCGGAGGGGCAACCATGAAAATGGAAAAATACCAGTGGGGCATTGTACTGGTGGGCATAGTTTTAGGGTTAATGCTGTCGGTTCAATACCGTTCTTACAAAGATATCAACGAAACGCCGCCCATTGCCAGAGTACAAGCCCTGTCCAACGAAATTAATCAGAAAAAAGAGGAACGCAACCGGCTGCAGCAGCGGGTTAACGAACTGCGGGAAAAACTTGACAAAAAAGCATCGGTATCAGATATTAACCGCAGAGAATTGGAAATTTACCGGATTATTGCCGGCACCAAGGCAGTAGTGGGGCCGGGTGTGGAAGTGACCTTAAACGACAGCAATGTAGCGCTGCCTCCGGGACAAGATCCCAACCTGTTTGTGCTGCACGATGAAGATGTTCTCCGGGTTATCAATGAGCTAAAAGCCGCCGGAGCGGAGGCCATAGCTTTAAACGGGGTGCGTTTAATTGCTACCAGTGAGATACGCTGCATTGGACCCACCATTCTTACCAATAAAAACAAAAGACTGCCTGCACCGTTTACCATTACCGCTATTGGTAACCCGGATACCCTGGAAAATTCTTTGTTTATGAAGGGCGGCGTAGTGGAGCAACTGAAAATTTGGGGCATCCAGGTGCAGGTGCGGAAAAAAACCGGCATAGAAATTGCTGAGTATACCGGACCTACAACCTTTGAGTATGCCCGACCGGCAGTGGAAGAATAAGGCGGGTAAGGCGGGATAGTATGAATAAAATACTCTATGTATCAATTGTGCTGGTATCAGTAGTGCTTGGCATGATGGTGGCTTTTCAATTTCGCACCACCGGCAGAATAGATGCCGGTGTCCCTATCGACAGGGTACAGCTTTTAACCACCGAATTAAAACAACTCGAAAAGGAATATAATACCCTGCTGATGGAGGCCAACGATCTGGAAAATAAATTAGCCCAAGCGGCCAAGGGCCGACCGGAAGCCTCCCAGGCGGTACATAACGAATTGCAAAAAGTACGCCAGCTGGCCGGAATGACAAAACTGACAGGTCCGGGTGTGGAAGTAACCCTGGAACCAGTCAAAAAGGAAGACCCGCAGGGAGGAGCTAATCTTTTCACCGTCAGGGATGAGGATTTGCTCAGGGTGGTAAACGAACTGCGAGCTGCCGGTGCGGAGGGCCTGTCTGTTAATGATGAGAGAATCATCTCCACCAGTGAGATCCGTTTGGCAGGTTCTTTTATTGACGTTAACCTGACCAGAATTTCTCCCCCCTATCAGGTGCGAGCTATTGGGTCGCCGGATCAACTGGAAAGCGCCCTATTGATTAAAGGCGGTCTGGTTGATACAATGCGGGACTGGGGGGTTGCCGTTACCGTAACCAAAAAGCAATTATTAACCTTGCCGGCCTACAACCACCCTATTAACATTGAATATGCCAGGCCGTTAAAGGAGGAAAAATAATTATGCTCGTGGGTGTTTTGCTGGCGCTGCTGGGATTGAGCATAGGAGCCATCATAGGGCTGAATGTTCCCATGGTACTACCCCAGGTATATGCTCAGTATCTGGGGTTGGGTGTGTTGGCCGCTCTGGATTCGGTTTTCGGCGGGATTCGTGCCGCTATGGAAAACCATTATGACAACCGTATTTTTGTAACCGGATTCTTTAGCAATATTTTATTGGCAGCCGGTTTAGCTTACATTGGCACTAAATTGGGCGTGCCGCTCAGTACAGCGGCGGTGGTGGCCTTTGGTGTCCGTTTATTCCAAAATCTCGCCATTATTCGGCGGCATTTATTAAAAAAATAAAGCATTTTTGGCTGTTACATAAAAGGGAATTTCTATTCTATGTTGAATTTTACATTTTAAGTAAACAGTTGCCTGGGAGGTGCCTGGCTTGGCCAGGAAACATATAATTGGTGGACTGGATATTGGTACCACCAAAGTGGTATCAGTAATCGCTGAAGCCGGCCTGCACGGTCACCCTGTGATCAAGGGGTGGGGAGAGTGTGCCGCCCTGGGGATCCGTAAGGGCGTGGTTATTGACAAAACCTCATTAGGCAAATCCATTGCTCATGCTGTGGGTATGGCACAAGCCATGGCCGGCCTGAGTATTAAGGAATTTTATTGTTCGCTGCCGTATGCCAGTCAACCGGCGGGAACTTGTGAAATCACGGATGTTCAATTGTATGAAGCTATAGCCATGGCAGGAGTGACAATTCGCCAAGCATTTTCCTCAGTTATTGCTTCCGCCGAAGCAATTTTAAATCATACGCATAAGCACATTGGCACGGTGTTAATAGATCTGGGGGGGGCACTGACCGGTTTGGCTGTTTATAACCAAGGAGAGCCGGTTTTAACCCGCATGCTGCCTGTCGGCAGTGAACATATCACCAGTGATTTGGCACTGTGTTTGCGAACCTCGCTCAGCGAAGGGGAACGCATTAAGCGGTCCCTTGGTTTGCTCAGACCGGATTCTTCCACGACGCTGACAATCAGCGGTGTCGGAGGGCGGGCAAACAGGACGGTGCCGGCTTGTACAGCCAGTGATATTATAAAATCAAGAAGCCAGGAAATTTTTGAACTGGTTTATCAGGCATTAAGCCAACATGTTAGGCTTGCCTCGTTAACGGGGGGGGTTATTTTAACTGGAGGTGGGTCTTTATTAAAGGGAATAGTGGATTTGGCCGCTTGCCAGATGAATTGCCCGGTGGCAGTGGGTCATCCTGTCAAATTGGCTATGTCTCAGGAGGAGTGGGGCAGCCCCGTATATGCTTCAGTCTTAGGCATGGTGCTCTACGGCGCCAAAGGAAGCACCCGCCGCACAGGAAACCAAACCGGATGGCGTGAAGTAATAAGCAGGTTTATATAAGTGAACGGCTTGACGGCAAAATACGGAGGAGGATAATCATGCTTGATTTTGAATTAGATCTGGATAATTTTGCGAACATTAAAGTAATCGGTGTTGGGGGCGGCGGGAATAATGCGGTCAACCGTATGATCAGCGCCGGGTTAAAAGGTGTTGAGTTTGTCGCGGTTAACACAGATGCTCAATCATTGTTCTTGTCCCAGAGCAACCACAAAATACAGATAGGTACTAAACTGACGAAAGGTTTAGGTGCCGGCGCCAACCCGGAAATCGGCTGTAAGGCGGCAGAAGAAAGTCGGGACGAAATAATGCAGGCTCTTAAGGGAGCTGATATGGTTTTTGTTACCGCCGGTATGGGCGGTGGCACCGGTACCGGAGCAGCTCCGGTGGTGGCGGAAATTGCCAAAGAACTGGGTGCCTTGACGGTTGGCGTTGTTACCAAACCCTTTACGTTTGAAGGCAGAAAAAGGTTAACCCAGGCGGAACAAGGGATTGAAAACTTAAAAAGCAAAGTGGATACCTTAATTACCATTCCCAATGACCGGCTGTTGCAAGTTATTGATAAACATACCTCCATTGTGGAAGCTTTTCGCATAGCCGATGATGTATTGCGTCAGGGTGTGCAGGGCATTTCCGACCTAATTGCCGTACCCGGCTTGATTAACCTGGATTTTGCCGATGTCAAGACCATTATGAAGGATACCGGCTCGGCACTCATGGGTATTGGCAGCTCCACGGGAGAAAACCGTGCTACTGAAGCGGCCCGCATGGCTATTTCCAGCCCCCTGCTGGAAACTTCCATTGAGGGGGCGCGAGGTGTGCTGTTAAACATTACCGGTGGTTCCTCCCTGGGCTTGTTTGAGGTTAACGAAGCGGCAGAAATTATTGCCCAGGCTGCTGATCCGGAAGCAAATATTATTTTTGGTGCCGTCATAGACGAAAGAATGAACGAAGAAGTAAGGGTGACGGTGATTGCCACCGGGTTTGACCATCATGTGCCCGCAAGAAAAGAAAAGAAAAAGCCCGACATGGAAATTAAACCCTTTGCCGGGCAGGACGACCTGGACATTCCTGCTTTCCTGCGCCGACGCTAAGACAGCAGTCTGCCCCCCTAAATAACAGGGGGGTTGTTTTTTGGGACAGAGGTTTAGCAAAACTGCCGGGAGGTTTTGTGATCTTTGCCGACGACTTTGGCAGGGGATTTATAGTGTTTTTTTGTAGCGGATAGCCTGAATGCACCGGGGCAAAATAATTAAGAGAAACAGCCGGAGGTGATGTAATGAAAAAACCACCAGCCAATCAAGAAAGTTTGACCCGTAAAGAAGCGCTGGACAGGGTAAGGAGCCAGCAGCGATTTATTGATCCCAACCGGGGGCCGGCTCGTAAAGATGCAAACCGCCATGATATTAACGATCCTTTAAATTAAGATGTTTGTATTTACTTAAAAAAATGTAAAACCGGCTCTGAAAATAATGGAATTAATTACCATATATTTACATTTTTTTCTAACCCTGGCGTTGTATAATACTGCCAGGGTTTTTTATTGCCGGTAGTGATGGAATATTTAATTTAAACAAGCCATATGATGGTACTAATCAGCCTGTGTAATAACGGGGTAGACATAAATGAGACAAGTGGTCTACTTAGATGAAATTATTCTTGTTAACCTGGTAATGAACTTCACTGTACTCTGGTTAACTTCCAGATTAAACGTCACCCCTGCCGGTTCTCCGGTCAGATTATTAAGTGCTGCGGCTATAGGTTGTCTTTATGCCCTGGCAATTTTTGTTCCCGGGTTTAACCTGGCAGGCAGTTTTTGGGCTAAATTGTTGACTGCCGCGTTGATGGTTCTAATAGCCTTTGGCTATACTTCTTGGCAAAAATTTATGCGTAATTTTCTTTGGTTTATACTGATTGGCTTTACTGTAGGCGGCATTGCGGCGGGATTGCATTATTTGGGGCAAAACATAACGGTGGTGCAATTTAAAGGCCCCCTGGCGGACATGAGTTACCATAAATGGCTGATCTTAACTTGTACGGTACTTTGCTGCCTTGGGGCCGGGAAGTGGGGGATTGACAGCCGGCTTAGGCAGCTGCATTTAAAGGCTGTTAAAATCCCCTTAACTGTTACCCTGTGGGGAAAATCGGTTTCCCTGGAGGCATTGGTGGATACCGGCAACCGGCTGATGGAACCCTTGAGCCGGCACCCGGTTGTCATAGTGGAATATGAAGTTTTGCAGCCGCTGCTGCCGGCAGAGATCTGCGGGCTTTTCCAGTCAGGGAAAACCAAAGACGGCTCACACATGATGCTGTCACTGGCGCAGACATCTTACGCCAAACGCTTGCGGTTAATACCTTTTCATGCCGTTGGCAGCGAACACGGCATGCTGTTGGGCATCCAACCTGATAATATAGAAATTTTTTATCAAGATAAACAACAGCGGGTTAAAGACGTGGTGGTAGGCATATATGACCAAAGACTTAGCCCGGAGACCGCCTACAGAGCTTTGTTGCACCCGCAATTACTGGCTTCCTAAAAGAAAAGGCCAAAGGATGGGGTTCAGGGAGGGAGAGGCTTGAAAAACGCCTGGCATTTAAGAATATTGATTCGTCTTTATGTGGCCCGGGTTATCCACTGGTTAGGTTACCGGCAGGAGGTTCATTATGTTGGCAGTAGCGAAGCTTTGCCGCCGCCCCTTTCCAATGATGAAGAAAATGATTTAATTGAGCGGTTGGGCAGCGGAGATATTAAAGTTAAAAATATTCTTATTGAAAGAAATCTCCGATTAGTGGTTTATATTGCCCGGAAATTTGAAAACACGGGTGTAGGTATTGAAGACCTGGTGTCTATCGGTACCATTGGTTTAATTAAAGCTGTTAATACCTTTGATCCCCATAAAAAAATAAAGCTGGCTACATACGCTTCCCGCTGTATTGAAAATGAGATATTAATGCACTTAAGGCGCAACAATAAAACCCGTTCTGAGGTATCTTTTGATGAGCCCTTAAACATTGATTGGGACGGTAACGAATTACTTTTATCAGATGTATTGGGGACTGAAAACGATATAATCTACAAAAACCTGGAAGAGGAAGTTGACAAAAAACTGCTGCATCAGGCGCTATTAAAATTATCCGGCCGGGAAAGAAGAATTATGGAACTGCGTTTTGGTTTGAATAACGGTGCAGAAAAAACCCAAAAAGAAGTGGCTGACCTGTTGGGAATTTCACAATCTTATATATCCAGGTTGGAAAAGAGAATTATTAAAAGATTAAAAAAAGAAATTCACCGTTTAGAGTAATATGAGAGGGCCGGTATCAGCAAGCAAAAGTCTCAAAAACAATGAATTACGGTTGTTTTTGGGGTTTTTTGATGCTCTTAACAAGCATGTATATAAGAAATTTACCAAGGCAATAATGAACTGTAAGTCAAGAGAATAGGTTTTATCACTGGTACCACCGCTACTAGACATAAGGTTGGGAGGCCGATCCATGCTGGTAAACAAAGTTGAGATCTGCGGTGTTAACACATCCAAACTTCCGGTACTAACGAACAGCCAGATGAGAA
This sequence is a window from Desulforamulus hydrothermalis Lam5 = DSM 18033. Protein-coding genes within it:
- the murC gene encoding UDP-N-acetylmuramate--L-alanine ligase encodes the protein MQGNLKRIHFVGIGGAGMSGIATVLLGMGCRVSGSDAKYSAVLERLQSLGAKCYVGHEAGHIDRDIDTVVISTAISPDNPEVLAANRLGIPLVKRGEMLARLMQSKQGIAVAGAHGKTTTTSMTALVLEDNGLDPTILIGGDLSKIGGNAKLGRGELLLAEADESDGSFLLLEPQVAVVTNIEDDHLDYYGSQEKLTEAFRAFLNKVPQHGVAVICLDDPVLKQMRGSLTCPLITYGSQDAGADYVLHSLKGKDGFNCGEVYYRGEKLGTLALQVPGYHNLLNALAAVAVGRYLGLTFAQITNALRTFQGAKRRFQLIGEAGGVQVVDDYAHHPTEVKATLQAARSVHPGRIIAVFQPHRYSRTRQLYREFGQSFGQADLVVFTDIYAASEQPIEGVHTKLIIDAMPKQAGQQVVYLPGLAEAADFLAGEVRQGDLVLTMGAGDIYTLGGALLKRLEEK
- the murB gene encoding UDP-N-acetylmuramate dehydrogenase, producing MVYTALAGELRSLVKGTVKTDEPMSKHTTWRIGGKADLFVDPGDKEDIRRVVEFVRTRDIPLTVIGNGSNLLVKDGGIRGVVLKVGRGLAEISVQGTTIKAGAGAMLPELAAAARRAGLGGFEFAAGIPGSLGGGIVMNAGAVNGCVANVLHSVEVINEHNRFVTLHNKELGFQYRTSNLQGKQVICVSALWQGYAKSKALIEQETRDYLLKRKAAQPQGYPNAGSVFKNPAGDYAGRLIEACGGKGLRVGDAQVSTKHANWILNLGRATARDVLTLIEKIKKMVQEAFGIELHLEVRVLGED
- the murA gene encoding UDP-N-acetylglucosamine 1-carboxyvinyltransferase codes for the protein MEKFVIVGGNRLKGTIKANGSKNASLPILAATLLSGGICTIQQVPRLRDVFVMQELLNYLGAKTVFEGNTMTVDCTYVQSQEISEDLMRKMRASNLVLGPLLGRFGNVKISYPGGCNIGSRPMNLHFKGLAALGAKISERFGYITASANQLAGTVIHFDVPSVGATENLMMAGVLAQGTTVIRNAAKEPEIVDLQNFLNAMGAKIVGAGTDVIRIEGVKELGSVTHTVIPDRIEAGTHMIAGAITQGDVTVANVIPEHLDPVIYKLREVGVTVEVGEDWVRVQGNGQLKAADIKTMPYPGFPTDMQPQMMALLTVADGTSVITETIFENRFKHVSEFRRMGADIYLEGHTAVVKGVKRLTGACVEASDLRAGAALILAALAGEDGTVLSNIEHIDRGYERIEKKYNALGARIIRVNS
- a CDS encoding cell division protein FtsQ/DivIB; translated protein: MYRPHTGSPRKKNHLLQSVFFILLVSVSIYVLLQSPFFEIKYITVNGNRQLTEEEIIKLSGLHLNANIFKVNLAEAAKRLSLVPMIKSSQLKRSLPNKITITVVERTAVALLPVQNGFIKVDADGVYLQKGQIASALPIITGLQVRVPQPGQPVSAENLPVALSILSQLPRSLAVKLSEINIGKDGQINLYTIDGVQGKLGLPRDVAYKGTVFQQVLDSLRQTGNRIEYVDISNPRVPVVKYLKQQPEGQP
- a CDS encoding DUF881 domain-containing protein, yielding MKMEKYQWGIVLVGIVLGLMLSVQYRSYKDINETPPIARVQALSNEINQKKEERNRLQQRVNELREKLDKKASVSDINRRELEIYRIIAGTKAVVGPGVEVTLNDSNVALPPGQDPNLFVLHDEDVLRVINELKAAGAEAIALNGVRLIATSEIRCIGPTILTNKNKRLPAPFTITAIGNPDTLENSLFMKGGVVEQLKIWGIQVQVRKKTGIEIAEYTGPTTFEYARPAVEE
- a CDS encoding DUF881 domain-containing protein, with protein sequence MNKILYVSIVLVSVVLGMMVAFQFRTTGRIDAGVPIDRVQLLTTELKQLEKEYNTLLMEANDLENKLAQAAKGRPEASQAVHNELQKVRQLAGMTKLTGPGVEVTLEPVKKEDPQGGANLFTVRDEDLLRVVNELRAAGAEGLSVNDERIISTSEIRLAGSFIDVNLTRISPPYQVRAIGSPDQLESALLIKGGLVDTMRDWGVAVTVTKKQLLTLPAYNHPINIEYARPLKEEK
- a CDS encoding small basic family protein, translated to MLVGVLLALLGLSIGAIIGLNVPMVLPQVYAQYLGLGVLAALDSVFGGIRAAMENHYDNRIFVTGFFSNILLAAGLAYIGTKLGVPLSTAAVVAFGVRLFQNLAIIRRHLLKK
- a CDS encoding cell division protein FtsA, producing the protein MPGLARKHIIGGLDIGTTKVVSVIAEAGLHGHPVIKGWGECAALGIRKGVVIDKTSLGKSIAHAVGMAQAMAGLSIKEFYCSLPYASQPAGTCEITDVQLYEAIAMAGVTIRQAFSSVIASAEAILNHTHKHIGTVLIDLGGALTGLAVYNQGEPVLTRMLPVGSEHITSDLALCLRTSLSEGERIKRSLGLLRPDSSTTLTISGVGGRANRTVPACTASDIIKSRSQEIFELVYQALSQHVRLASLTGGVILTGGGSLLKGIVDLAACQMNCPVAVGHPVKLAMSQEEWGSPVYASVLGMVLYGAKGSTRRTGNQTGWREVISRFI
- the ftsZ gene encoding cell division protein FtsZ; the protein is MLDFELDLDNFANIKVIGVGGGGNNAVNRMISAGLKGVEFVAVNTDAQSLFLSQSNHKIQIGTKLTKGLGAGANPEIGCKAAEESRDEIMQALKGADMVFVTAGMGGGTGTGAAPVVAEIAKELGALTVGVVTKPFTFEGRKRLTQAEQGIENLKSKVDTLITIPNDRLLQVIDKHTSIVEAFRIADDVLRQGVQGISDLIAVPGLINLDFADVKTIMKDTGSALMGIGSSTGENRATEAARMAISSPLLETSIEGARGVLLNITGGSSLGLFEVNEAAEIIAQAADPEANIIFGAVIDERMNEEVRVTVIATGFDHHVPARKEKKKPDMEIKPFAGQDDLDIPAFLRRR
- the spoIIGA gene encoding sigma-E processing peptidase SpoIIGA, whose translation is MRQVVYLDEIILVNLVMNFTVLWLTSRLNVTPAGSPVRLLSAAAIGCLYALAIFVPGFNLAGSFWAKLLTAALMVLIAFGYTSWQKFMRNFLWFILIGFTVGGIAAGLHYLGQNITVVQFKGPLADMSYHKWLILTCTVLCCLGAGKWGIDSRLRQLHLKAVKIPLTVTLWGKSVSLEALVDTGNRLMEPLSRHPVVIVEYEVLQPLLPAEICGLFQSGKTKDGSHMMLSLAQTSYAKRLRLIPFHAVGSEHGMLLGIQPDNIEIFYQDKQQRVKDVVVGIYDQRLSPETAYRALLHPQLLAS
- the sigE gene encoding RNA polymerase sporulation sigma factor SigE translates to MKNAWHLRILIRLYVARVIHWLGYRQEVHYVGSSEALPPPLSNDEENDLIERLGSGDIKVKNILIERNLRLVVYIARKFENTGVGIEDLVSIGTIGLIKAVNTFDPHKKIKLATYASRCIENEILMHLRRNNKTRSEVSFDEPLNIDWDGNELLLSDVLGTENDIIYKNLEEEVDKKLLHQALLKLSGRERRIMELRFGLNNGAEKTQKEVADLLGISQSYISRLEKRIIKRLKKEIHRLE